One genomic region from Streptomyces sp. NBC_00457 encodes:
- a CDS encoding alpha-glucuronidase, with protein sequence MPLPVPVLAEGVAPAWLPPAAFRPLGTRRTLIRGSGLLVETVHGEVADACARFGGRVDRDPGPGAGVSYDLVLELKPGLGDLGDEEFACGRENGRTTVSASGQSGLLYGLFHVVRLGEDAFSGDRAREVHRPALALRMLDHWDNVAVHPVMGQVERGYSGGSLFWEDGRARGDLERVRAYGRLLAACGINAVAVNNVNVHRTEARLLTDRIGEVAALAEALRPYGIKTHLSVTFAAPIVLGGLETADPLDARVREWWARATAEVYAAIPDFGGYVVKADSEGQPGPFAYGSSHADGANMLAAALAPHGGTVHWRAFVYNHRQDWRDRTTDRARAAYDHFVPLDGEFADNAVLQVKHGPMDFQVREPVSPVLGAMPGTRLAVEVQATQEYTGQQRHVCWLGPMWSEVLRFRPEGGAGTAGGATVGDLADGLVAVSNVGDDPFWTGHPLAQANLYTVGRLAWQPDADPHRLLDEWIALTFPAAPPRLVTGLHKVLKGSWRTYEKYTAPLGVGFMVQPGHHYGPSVDGYEYSPWGTYHFADRDGIGVDRSAATGTGYAAQYAQPWSEVYESPDTCPDELLLFFHHVSYDHVLRSGKTVIQHIYDTHFEGVEEVEAAQRVWAGLTDLVDPARHARVAALYEEQLRSAREWRDQINSYLLRKSGVPDTHGRRIY encoded by the coding sequence GTGCCGCTTCCCGTGCCCGTCCTCGCCGAGGGTGTCGCCCCGGCCTGGCTGCCTCCGGCCGCCTTCCGGCCGCTCGGCACCCGGCGGACCCTGATCCGCGGATCGGGTCTCCTGGTGGAGACGGTGCACGGTGAAGTGGCGGACGCCTGCGCCCGGTTCGGAGGTCGCGTGGACCGCGATCCCGGGCCGGGCGCGGGCGTGTCGTACGACCTGGTGCTCGAGTTGAAGCCGGGGCTCGGGGACCTCGGGGACGAGGAGTTCGCGTGCGGGCGCGAGAACGGTCGCACGACCGTCTCCGCGTCCGGGCAGTCCGGGTTGCTGTACGGCCTCTTCCACGTCGTCAGGCTCGGCGAGGACGCCTTCAGCGGCGACCGCGCCCGCGAGGTGCACCGCCCGGCCCTCGCGCTGCGCATGCTGGACCACTGGGACAACGTGGCCGTGCACCCGGTGATGGGCCAGGTGGAACGCGGTTACTCCGGCGGGTCGCTGTTCTGGGAGGACGGGCGGGCGCGCGGAGATCTGGAGCGGGTGCGGGCGTACGGCAGGCTGCTCGCGGCCTGCGGAATCAACGCGGTGGCTGTGAACAACGTCAATGTGCACAGGACCGAGGCGCGGCTGCTGACCGACCGGATCGGTGAAGTCGCCGCCCTGGCCGAGGCGTTGCGGCCGTACGGGATCAAGACACATCTGTCGGTGACCTTCGCCGCGCCGATCGTGCTCGGGGGTCTGGAGACGGCCGATCCGCTGGACGCGCGGGTTCGGGAGTGGTGGGCGCGGGCGACTGCCGAGGTGTACGCGGCGATACCGGACTTCGGCGGGTACGTGGTGAAGGCCGACTCGGAGGGACAGCCGGGCCCGTTCGCGTACGGCAGCAGTCACGCGGACGGCGCGAACATGCTGGCCGCCGCGCTCGCTCCGCACGGCGGCACGGTCCACTGGCGGGCTTTCGTCTACAACCACCGTCAGGACTGGCGGGACCGTACGACCGACCGGGCGCGGGCGGCGTACGACCATTTCGTGCCGCTGGACGGGGAGTTCGCGGACAACGCGGTGCTCCAGGTGAAGCACGGGCCGATGGACTTCCAGGTGCGGGAACCGGTGTCACCGGTGCTGGGCGCGATGCCGGGGACGCGGCTGGCGGTGGAGGTGCAGGCGACGCAGGAGTACACCGGTCAGCAGCGGCATGTGTGCTGGCTGGGGCCGATGTGGAGCGAGGTGCTGCGGTTCCGGCCGGAGGGTGGAGCGGGTACGGCGGGCGGAGCGACCGTGGGGGACCTGGCCGATGGTCTGGTCGCGGTGTCCAACGTCGGCGACGATCCCTTCTGGACCGGGCATCCGCTGGCCCAGGCGAACCTCTACACGGTCGGCAGGCTCGCCTGGCAGCCGGACGCGGACCCGCACCGGCTACTGGACGAGTGGATCGCGCTGACGTTCCCCGCCGCTCCCCCGCGGTTGGTCACCGGGCTGCACAAGGTACTCAAGGGCTCCTGGCGGACGTACGAGAAGTACACCGCGCCGCTCGGCGTGGGCTTCATGGTGCAGCCCGGGCATCACTACGGGCCCAGCGTGGACGGCTACGAGTACAGCCCGTGGGGCACCTATCACTTCGCCGACCGGGACGGCATCGGCGTGGACCGCAGCGCGGCGACCGGCACCGGGTATGCGGCGCAGTACGCCCAGCCGTGGTCCGAGGTGTACGAGTCGCCGGACACCTGCCCCGACGAGCTGCTGCTGTTCTTCCACCACGTGTCGTACGACCACGTACTTCGGAGTGGGAAGACGGTGATCCAGCACATATACGACACGCACTTCGAAGGCGTGGAGGAGGTGGAGGCCGCCCAGCGGGTGTGGGCGGGGCTTACGGATCTGGTGGATCCGGCACGCCACGCGCGGGTCGCCGCGCTCTACGAGGAGCAGCTTCGCAGCGCACGCGAGTGGCGTGATCAGATCAACAGCTACTTGCTGCGCAAGTCGGGTGTGCCCGACACACATGGGCGCCGCATCTACTGA
- a CDS encoding beta-galactosidase — protein MTGPRTPKIPYGGDYNPEQWPQAVWDEDHRLFDRAGIDTLTVGVFSWSLTQPAEDTYDLTVLDRILDRAAAEGRQVCLATGTAALPPWLAKRYPEVNRTDFEGRRHRYGQRHNFCPSAPAYRKAATALAARLAERYAAHPALLAWHINNEYGGACYCDLCAAAFRDCLRDRHGTLDALNDAWCTTFWSHRYTDFDEIEPPNALTEHWRGPDHTAFQGITLDYHRFTTDALLGCFLAEKDAIRAHDPDTPVTTNFMGMFRPLDYHRWAPHLDFASWDSYPPLGAPPTWPALAHDLMRGLKDGAPFWLMEQTPSTTACRDVNPLRRPGELRLATFQAIAHGADAALYFQMRAARGACEKYHGAVIGHAGRDDTRVFREVAELGRELGLLGDTTLGARTPSRTALLFDWDSWWALEISDGPSRLVRYQEVVHAYYRAAREAGADVDVVPVTADLTEYAVVLAPVLHMVKGDLATRLEAVAERGGTVLATFLSGRVDEHDRAFLTDVPGPLAPLMGIRVDEWDARPPDVVQPIELGELRTEARLVFELVLPRGAEPVAVYGADFYAGTPAVTRHRHGEGEAWYVATALDQPGVDWVVRRVLARHDLLGPYADHPSVETATRIAPDGTGLLFLLNHAPEPAHLIAHTTATDLLTGKRVEEGQSLTLEPLGTAILRIQ, from the coding sequence ATGACCGGGCCCCGCACCCCGAAGATCCCCTACGGCGGCGACTACAACCCGGAACAGTGGCCGCAGGCGGTGTGGGACGAGGACCATCGCCTGTTCGACCGGGCCGGCATCGACACGCTCACCGTGGGCGTCTTCTCCTGGTCCCTGACCCAACCCGCCGAAGACACCTACGACTTGACCGTTCTCGACCGCATCCTCGACCGCGCCGCCGCCGAAGGCCGGCAGGTCTGCCTCGCCACCGGCACCGCCGCCCTCCCACCCTGGCTCGCGAAGCGGTACCCCGAGGTCAACCGCACCGACTTCGAAGGCCGCCGCCACCGCTACGGCCAGCGCCACAACTTCTGCCCCAGCGCACCGGCATACCGGAAAGCCGCCACCGCCCTCGCCGCCCGCCTCGCCGAACGGTACGCGGCACACCCCGCACTCCTCGCCTGGCACATCAACAACGAATACGGCGGCGCCTGTTACTGCGACCTGTGCGCAGCCGCGTTCCGGGACTGCCTCCGCGACCGCCACGGCACGCTCGACGCCCTCAACGACGCCTGGTGCACCACCTTCTGGTCGCACCGATACACCGATTTCGACGAGATCGAACCCCCGAACGCCCTCACCGAACACTGGCGCGGCCCCGACCACACCGCCTTCCAGGGCATCACCCTCGACTACCACCGCTTCACCACCGACGCCCTGCTCGGCTGCTTCCTCGCCGAGAAGGACGCGATCCGCGCCCACGACCCGGACACCCCCGTCACCACCAACTTCATGGGCATGTTCCGCCCGCTCGACTACCACCGCTGGGCGCCCCACCTCGACTTCGCGTCCTGGGACAGCTACCCGCCCCTCGGCGCCCCGCCCACCTGGCCCGCCCTCGCCCACGACCTGATGCGCGGCCTCAAGGACGGCGCCCCCTTCTGGCTCATGGAGCAGACCCCGTCCACCACCGCCTGCCGCGACGTCAACCCGCTGCGCCGCCCCGGCGAACTGCGCCTCGCCACCTTCCAGGCCATCGCCCACGGCGCCGACGCCGCCCTGTACTTCCAGATGCGCGCTGCACGCGGAGCCTGCGAGAAGTACCACGGCGCGGTCATCGGCCACGCGGGCCGCGACGACACCCGCGTCTTCCGCGAAGTGGCCGAACTGGGAAGGGAGTTGGGCCTACTGGGTGATACGACCCTCGGCGCCCGAACCCCATCCCGCACCGCCCTCCTCTTCGACTGGGACAGCTGGTGGGCCCTGGAGATCTCCGACGGCCCCTCGCGTCTGGTCCGGTACCAGGAGGTGGTCCACGCCTACTACCGGGCCGCCCGCGAGGCCGGCGCGGACGTCGACGTCGTCCCGGTCACCGCCGACCTCACTGAGTACGCCGTCGTCCTCGCCCCCGTCCTGCACATGGTCAAGGGCGACCTCGCTACCCGCCTCGAAGCGGTTGCCGAACGCGGCGGCACCGTCCTCGCCACCTTCCTCTCCGGCCGCGTCGACGAGCACGACCGCGCCTTCCTCACCGACGTCCCCGGCCCGCTCGCCCCCCTCATGGGCATCCGCGTCGACGAATGGGACGCACGCCCGCCGGACGTCGTACAGCCCATAGAACTGGGGGAGTTACGCACCGAGGCCCGTCTGGTGTTCGAGCTGGTGCTCCCGCGCGGAGCCGAACCGGTTGCCGTCTACGGCGCCGACTTCTACGCCGGCACCCCCGCCGTCACCCGCCACCGGCACGGCGAGGGCGAGGCCTGGTACGTCGCCACCGCCCTCGACCAGCCCGGCGTCGACTGGGTCGTACGCCGCGTCCTGGCCCGCCATGACCTGCTCGGCCCGTACGCCGACCACCCGAGCGTCGAGACGGCGACCCGAATCGCCCCCGACGGCACCGGCCTCCTCTTCCTGCTCAACCACGCCCCCGAGCCGGCGCACCTCATCGCCCACACGACCGCCACCGACCTGCTGACCGGCAAGCGGGTCGAGGAGGGGCAGTCCCTGACTCTCGAACCGCTGGGCACAGCCATTCTCCGGATTCAGTAG